One window of Chryseobacterium sp. JJR-5R genomic DNA carries:
- the bglX gene encoding beta-glucosidase BglX — MRKKLIVIATLALAPVFSAQEMVNKPVQSYQTANYQAKKKAFVDNLLSKMTLDEKIGQLNLPSSGDFTTGLAKSSDIGKKVEQGLVGGLFNIKGAEKIKAVQKVAVENSRLKIPLIFGMDVIHGYETTFPIPLGLAASWDMNLVQQSARVAAKEAAADGINWTFSPMVDISREPRWGRVSEGSGEDPYLGSEIAKNMVYGYQGKDLANGTNILACVKHFALYGAGEAGRDYNTVDMSHVRMFNEYFPPYKAAVDAGVASVMASFNEVDGVPATGSRWLQTEVLRNQWKFKGFVVTDYTGINEMVDHGMGDLQQVSALALKAGVDMDMVGEGFLTTLKKSLAEGKVTQAEIDMAARRVLESKYDLGLFDNPYKHGDAKLAAKEVYSMENRNIARSTAAQSMVLMKNDKQVLPLKKSGTVAVIGPLVNNSMNMAGTWSVATKHAISVNLMQGLQANYGKEVKFLSAKGANIDYDAKLEEIYAAHGKKTDRDNRSKEALLKEAVDIANKADVIVLAIGESAEMSGESSSRTEITIPQSQVDLLNELKKTGKPIAMVLFTGRPLALTNVKDTPDAILNAWFPGSEAGSAVADVLFGKVNPSGKLPMTFPRSLGQVPIYYNAKNTGRPLDQTLTDKCEYQRFRSNYMDECNTPLYPFGYGLSYTKFNYSDLTVSNANPKGNQAVQASVTVTNSGNYDGAEVVQLYIRDLVGTITRPVKELKGFQKVMLKKGESKKVTFDITPENLKFYNGDLKYDWEPGEFDIMIGTSSEDVKHSKINWTR; from the coding sequence ATGCGTAAAAAATTAATTGTAATCGCCACTCTGGCACTTGCTCCGGTATTTTCCGCACAGGAAATGGTCAATAAACCCGTTCAGTCTTACCAGACGGCTAATTATCAGGCTAAAAAGAAAGCCTTTGTGGATAATCTTTTGTCTAAAATGACCTTAGATGAAAAAATCGGACAGCTGAACCTCCCAAGTTCAGGCGATTTTACCACCGGACTGGCAAAAAGTTCAGACATCGGCAAAAAAGTGGAGCAGGGATTAGTCGGTGGACTGTTCAATATAAAAGGTGCGGAGAAAATCAAAGCCGTACAGAAAGTAGCCGTTGAAAACAGCCGCCTGAAGATTCCTTTGATTTTCGGGATGGACGTGATCCACGGGTATGAAACCACTTTCCCGATTCCATTGGGATTGGCCGCTTCATGGGATATGAACCTCGTTCAGCAGTCCGCCAGAGTAGCGGCTAAAGAAGCGGCGGCAGACGGAATCAACTGGACGTTTTCTCCGATGGTGGATATTTCCCGCGAACCGAGATGGGGAAGGGTTTCCGAAGGTTCCGGCGAAGATCCTTATTTAGGCAGCGAGATTGCGAAGAATATGGTGTACGGTTACCAAGGGAAAGACCTTGCCAACGGAACCAATATCTTGGCCTGCGTTAAACACTTTGCTTTATACGGAGCCGGGGAAGCGGGAAGGGATTATAATACGGTGGATATGAGCCACGTAAGAATGTTCAATGAATATTTTCCGCCTTACAAAGCCGCTGTTGACGCAGGGGTGGCTTCAGTAATGGCTTCTTTCAATGAAGTGGACGGGGTGCCCGCAACCGGAAGCAGATGGCTTCAGACGGAAGTACTGAGGAACCAGTGGAAATTCAAAGGCTTCGTTGTAACCGATTATACCGGAATCAATGAAATGGTGGATCACGGAATGGGAGACCTTCAGCAGGTTTCCGCATTGGCTCTGAAAGCAGGGGTTGACATGGACATGGTAGGTGAGGGGTTTTTAACCACGTTAAAAAAATCTTTAGCCGAAGGAAAAGTAACCCAGGCGGAAATTGATATGGCCGCCAGAAGGGTTCTGGAATCAAAATATGATTTGGGCCTATTCGATAATCCATATAAGCATGGTGATGCCAAGTTAGCGGCAAAAGAAGTCTACAGCATGGAAAACCGCAACATCGCGAGAAGCACTGCTGCCCAGTCGATGGTACTGATGAAAAATGATAAGCAGGTGCTGCCCTTGAAAAAATCAGGGACCGTTGCCGTAATCGGCCCGTTGGTGAATAACTCAATGAACATGGCCGGAACCTGGAGCGTGGCAACAAAACATGCTATTTCCGTCAATCTGATGCAGGGCCTTCAGGCAAATTATGGCAAAGAGGTGAAATTCCTGTCTGCCAAAGGTGCCAATATCGATTATGATGCTAAACTGGAAGAAATCTACGCCGCGCACGGGAAAAAAACCGACAGGGACAATCGCTCCAAAGAAGCGTTATTAAAAGAAGCAGTGGACATTGCCAATAAAGCGGATGTTATCGTCCTGGCTATCGGGGAATCTGCGGAAATGAGCGGTGAATCTTCATCAAGAACCGAAATCACCATTCCACAGTCTCAGGTAGACTTGCTGAACGAACTGAAAAAAACCGGGAAACCGATTGCCATGGTATTGTTTACCGGCCGTCCATTGGCCCTAACCAATGTGAAAGATACGCCTGATGCCATCCTGAATGCCTGGTTCCCGGGATCAGAAGCAGGAAGCGCTGTTGCAGATGTTCTTTTCGGAAAAGTAAACCCTTCAGGAAAACTTCCGATGACCTTCCCGAGAAGCTTAGGGCAGGTGCCGATTTATTACAATGCCAAGAATACAGGCCGTCCGCTGGATCAGACTCTGACCGATAAATGCGAATACCAGAGATTCCGTTCCAATTACATGGATGAGTGCAACACGCCGCTGTATCCGTTTGGCTATGGATTGAGCTATACGAAATTCAATTATTCGGATCTTACGGTTTCCAATGCCAATCCGAAAGGAAACCAGGCTGTTCAGGCATCCGTAACCGTTACGAATTCCGGAAATTATGACGGGGCAGAGGTGGTGCAGCTGTACATCCGGGATTTGGTGGGAACCATCACCAGGCCTGTTAAAGAACTGAAAGGATTCCAGAAAGTAATGCTGAAAAAAGGGGAATCTAAAAAAGTAACCTTCGATATTACGCCTGAAAATCTGAAATTCTATAACGGTGACCTGAAATACGACTGGGAGCCAGGAGAATTTGATATCATGATCGGAACCAGTTCCGAAGACGTAAAACATTCAAAAATCAACTGGACCAGATAA
- the purB gene encoding adenylosuccinate lyase: MNSYKNPLEERYSSEEMLFNFSHNNKFRTWRQLWIALAEIEKDLGLDITDEQIAELKANAENIDYDKAAEYEKKFRHDVMAHVHTYGDVAPSAKGIIHLGATSAFVGDNTDLIQIRDGLLILKKKLVNVMKNLSDFAIQYKDLPTLGFTHFQPAQLTTVGKRATLWLQSLVLDIEELDFFLETLRFRGVKGTTGTAASFLELFNGDYSKVKHLDKELSKRFGFEKVFGVSGQTYDRKIDAKVVALLGNIAQSAHKFTNDLRLLQNLKEIEEPFEKNQIGSSAMAYKRNPMRSERIGALAKYVMSLTTSSAMVASTQWFERTLDDSANKRLTIPQAFLAVDAILLIWNNIMNGIVVYPNRINKHIMEELPFMATEYIIMEEVKAGGDRQEIHEVIRVHSMEASKKVKEEGKENDLIERILNDDSLKLDKSKLKEVLDPKNFIGFAPIQTEEFIAHEVQPIIDANKDLIGLEADLKV, encoded by the coding sequence ATGAATTCCTACAAAAATCCATTGGAAGAGCGCTACTCCAGTGAAGAAATGTTATTTAATTTCTCACACAATAACAAATTCCGTACTTGGAGACAGCTTTGGATTGCTCTTGCTGAAATTGAAAAAGACCTTGGGCTTGACATCACAGATGAGCAGATTGCTGAATTGAAAGCCAATGCAGAAAACATCGATTATGATAAAGCAGCGGAGTATGAGAAAAAATTCCGTCATGATGTCATGGCCCATGTTCACACCTATGGTGACGTGGCACCTTCAGCAAAAGGAATTATCCATTTGGGAGCAACTTCGGCATTTGTAGGAGATAACACCGACTTGATTCAGATCCGAGACGGGCTTTTAATCTTAAAGAAAAAGCTGGTTAACGTGATGAAAAATCTTTCTGATTTTGCCATCCAGTATAAAGATCTGCCAACTTTAGGCTTTACACATTTTCAGCCGGCTCAGTTAACGACCGTAGGAAAAAGAGCGACCCTTTGGTTACAGAGTCTGGTTCTTGATATCGAAGAGCTTGATTTCTTCCTGGAAACACTGCGTTTCAGAGGCGTAAAAGGAACGACAGGAACGGCTGCCAGTTTTCTGGAGCTTTTTAACGGTGATTATTCAAAAGTGAAACACCTGGATAAGGAACTGTCAAAAAGATTCGGTTTTGAAAAGGTTTTCGGTGTTTCCGGACAGACGTACGATCGTAAAATTGATGCGAAAGTAGTGGCTTTATTAGGAAATATTGCCCAGTCTGCACACAAATTCACAAACGATCTGCGTCTGCTTCAGAACCTTAAGGAAATTGAGGAGCCGTTCGAGAAAAACCAGATCGGTTCATCGGCAATGGCCTACAAGCGTAACCCGATGAGAAGTGAAAGAATCGGGGCATTGGCAAAATATGTAATGTCTCTGACCACAAGTTCGGCCATGGTAGCTTCAACACAGTGGTTTGAAAGAACACTGGATGATTCTGCCAACAAAAGGCTCACCATTCCGCAGGCGTTTTTAGCGGTGGATGCCATCCTGCTGATCTGGAACAACATCATGAACGGAATCGTGGTGTATCCGAACAGGATCAACAAACATATTATGGAAGAACTTCCCTTCATGGCGACGGAATACATCATCATGGAAGAAGTGAAAGCCGGCGGTGACCGTCAGGAAATTCACGAAGTGATCAGGGTTCACTCCATGGAAGCTTCCAAAAAAGTAAAAGAAGAAGGAAAGGAAAATGACCTGATCGAAAGAATCTTAAACGACGACTCGCTGAAATTAGACAAATCGAAATTAAAAGAAGTCTTGGATCCTAAAAACTTTATCGGTTTTGCACCGATCCAGACGGAAGAATTCATTGCCCATGAAGTGCAGCCGATTATTGACGCAAATAAGGATCTGATAGGTTTGGAGGCAGATCTTAAAGTATAA
- a CDS encoding WG repeat-containing protein, with translation MKKILLPFLLAPMISFAQKKEVLKYFISEDSLVGVKNQDGKIIIPAQFRIFSDMGNRERIDDETIYFDGFKKDEIKEKNAWGYVYDRKGNFLYRPFFYDNGADYFSEGVRRFVKNGKVGFADRNGTIAIEAKHDFASSFNYGYAAFCDGCDWEKTEDEHKAIVGGTWGVMNFKGEIVQPVAKSENTVEIDGKYYPYPFRYNEKEKNILQFFEKYNKKLSEINYVNHYNKIAENEKKLFFEIVERPKGNFPFYQVYAYDYGKMEAGLSGYKFLVSEDGKDVFALEYDNEKIPFEKWLKKQIKEAEKYQKEHPDNPNKLR, from the coding sequence ATGAAAAAAATACTTTTACCGTTTTTATTGGCGCCGATGATTTCTTTTGCTCAAAAAAAAGAAGTTTTAAAATATTTCATATCGGAGGATTCCCTGGTCGGGGTAAAAAACCAGGACGGTAAAATCATCATTCCGGCTCAGTTCAGGATTTTCTCAGATATGGGAAATCGTGAACGGATAGATGATGAAACCATTTATTTCGACGGTTTTAAGAAAGATGAAATAAAAGAAAAAAATGCCTGGGGATATGTGTATGACAGGAAAGGGAATTTTCTGTACAGGCCGTTTTTCTATGATAATGGAGCTGATTATTTCTCAGAAGGCGTAAGAAGGTTTGTTAAAAACGGAAAGGTCGGTTTTGCAGACCGGAACGGGACGATTGCAATTGAAGCTAAGCATGATTTTGCATCGTCTTTTAATTATGGATATGCTGCATTCTGTGACGGTTGCGATTGGGAAAAAACCGAAGATGAGCACAAAGCAATAGTAGGCGGAACCTGGGGCGTAATGAATTTTAAAGGGGAAATTGTTCAGCCTGTGGCAAAATCTGAAAATACGGTTGAAATTGACGGAAAATATTACCCTTATCCATTCAGATACAATGAAAAAGAGAAGAATATTCTTCAGTTTTTTGAAAAATACAATAAAAAGCTTTCAGAAATAAATTATGTCAATCATTACAACAAAATAGCTGAAAACGAAAAGAAATTATTCTTTGAAATTGTTGAGCGGCCAAAAGGGAATTTCCCGTTTTATCAGGTATACGCTTATGATTACGGAAAAATGGAAGCAGGGTTGTCAGGTTATAAATTTTTAGTTTCAGAAGACGGCAAAGATGTCTTCGCTCTGGAATATGACAATGAGAAAATTCCTTTTGAAAAATGGCTGAAAAAACAAATAAAAGAAGCCGAAAAATATCAGAAAGAGCATCCGGATAACCCGAATAAATTAAGATAA
- a CDS encoding prolyl oligopeptidase family serine peptidase: protein MKLRLQFIPLLFLPFSLSLNAQEIKAELNKEVKRQEKISYILDYPQKTKGNVPLIVFLHGSGERGNNLEIVKAHSPFTYKNLIKEPVAILAPQCPENMWWDTVTVYNLIKEIQAKYKIDASRIYLTGLSMGGWGTLKLAMEHPEMFAAVVSVCAPTDRVMYANIDQYKNLPMKIFHGGMDDVVLPENALNFYQALHPVNPTAELTIFPNDNHNSWDSTYSNPALYEWMLGKRKEK, encoded by the coding sequence ATGAAACTCAGACTGCAATTCATACCTCTTCTGTTTCTTCCGTTTTCCTTAAGCCTGAATGCCCAGGAAATCAAAGCAGAACTCAATAAAGAAGTAAAAAGACAGGAAAAAATTTCCTATATCTTAGATTATCCCCAGAAAACCAAAGGAAATGTTCCTTTGATCGTATTCCTGCACGGATCAGGCGAAAGAGGGAATAACCTTGAAATCGTAAAGGCACACAGTCCGTTCACCTACAAAAATCTGATCAAAGAACCGGTAGCGATTTTAGCGCCGCAGTGCCCGGAAAATATGTGGTGGGATACCGTAACGGTCTACAACCTGATTAAAGAAATCCAGGCGAAGTATAAAATCGATGCTTCCAGGATTTACCTTACCGGGCTTTCCATGGGCGGCTGGGGAACCCTGAAACTGGCTATGGAACATCCTGAAATGTTTGCGGCCGTCGTTTCGGTGTGCGCTCCTACAGACCGGGTGATGTATGCCAACATCGATCAGTATAAAAATCTGCCGATGAAAATCTTTCACGGCGGTATGGACGATGTGGTTCTACCCGAAAATGCTTTGAATTTTTATCAGGCACTTCATCCGGTAAACCCAACCGCAGAATTAACCATTTTCCCGAACGATAACCACAATTCCTGGGATTCCACCTATTCAAATCCTGCATTGTATGAATGGATGCTGGGTAAACGAAAAGAAAAGTAA